The Desulfovibrio aminophilus genome contains the following window.
AAAGAGACCCCAACAAGGAGGAATGCCATGAAGATCACCAAGATTACTGCCCTGTGCGCGTTGTCGATGCTGCTGCTGGTTGCCCAGGTGGCTTGGGCGGACCCGATAACAAAGTGTATCCCCGGCATACCCATCGTGGAAGGCGGGTATGACGCCAATAGCGGTGAGGACCACGCTGTTGAGGCCGGGCTGAGTGAAGCCGCTTTCGCCGCCGGCGCGGTAGGAAGTGGAGTTGTCTCAGCCGGCCTTTCGGGCGCGGGCGCTCTTTCCGGCTATGCGGGGGTCGCGTCCAGTGTCTCCATGCTCGGGCTGGGTCCGGTGACAACCGGCGTGGCGGGATTGATGGGCAGTTCGGCCACGGGCGCTGCGGCGACCACCCTGGTCACCGCGGCCGTCGGCGGGCCACTGGTCATGGGGACGATCATCGTTGTCGGCGTGGGGGCCGCAGGGTATGGGTTGTACTACCTCGGCAACAAGGCCGTCGGCTGGTACAAGGAGCAATCACAGTGATATCAGAAGGTAACGGCCAGGCGCTGTGTGCGGTTGATAAAACAGAACGGAGGCGCATCATGCTCGGGTCCAGAACTCATTATGTTGAAAGACGGTTGGGTGTCAAGCTTCCCCAGGATTACGCCGCGTTCATTGAACGTCATGGAATTCATAGCGTCAACGGGGTTGAGGTTTATGGCTATGACGAACGGGTTGTCGATCCGGAGAAGATTCCCTGCGTCATAGGCGCGACCCATCTCTACGGCC
Protein-coding sequences here:
- a CDS encoding SMI1/KNR4 family protein; translated protein: MLGSRTHYVERRLGVKLPQDYAAFIERHGIHSVNGVEVYGYDERVVDPEKIPCVIGATHLYGRDYRLEEGILVISHTGVEDIIVLLDTSTGSIFEAGADTRRKVASSFNEWIAELETR